A window of the Virgibacillus pantothenticus genome harbors these coding sequences:
- a CDS encoding phosphoribosylanthranilate isomerase — protein sequence MLVKICGIQTIEAAQAAVLAGADWIGFVFAPSKRRVSLEQARAIATTLPPSIQTVGVFVNETVETMNGLASKVPLDYIQLHGQEDNLIAKKIEAKIMKAFSITEIKQADAANYPCDYLLVDAPRATYAGGNGVVFDWQQLKNLQLPHDKLMIAGGLTPDNVTSAIRLLQPTAVDVSSGVETNGKKDHNKITQFINRAKRKG from the coding sequence ATGCTCGTTAAAATATGCGGCATCCAGACAATTGAAGCGGCACAGGCAGCTGTCCTGGCAGGAGCTGATTGGATTGGATTCGTGTTCGCCCCAAGTAAAAGGCGCGTATCCCTAGAACAAGCAAGAGCAATTGCAACAACGCTTCCACCTTCTATCCAAACAGTTGGCGTGTTTGTCAATGAAACGGTTGAAACGATGAATGGATTGGCAAGCAAGGTACCGTTAGATTATATCCAACTACATGGACAAGAAGATAACCTTATTGCCAAAAAAATTGAAGCCAAAATCATGAAAGCATTTTCGATAACAGAGATAAAACAAGCAGATGCAGCTAACTACCCTTGTGACTATCTATTAGTGGACGCCCCCCGTGCAACATATGCTGGAGGGAACGGAGTAGTCTTTGATTGGCAACAATTGAAAAACTTACAACTGCCTCACGACAAGTTAATGATTGCTGGAGGACTAACACCAGATAACGTCACGTCAGCGATCCGCCTGCTACAACCTACTGCTGTTGATGTATCAAGCGGTGTTGAAACAAACGGGAAAAAAGACCATAACAAAATAACCCAATTTATTAACAGAGCCAAAAGGAAAGGATGA
- the trpB gene encoding tryptophan synthase subunit beta — MTAYTMPDTKGKYGQFGGRFVPETLMPALLELETAYEQAIKDEQFTDELHDYLHHFVGRETPLYLANRLSQQLGGPKIYLKREDLNHTGAHKINNTIGQALLAVRMGKRKIVAETGAGQHGVATATVCALLGLECVVFMGAEDIRRQKLNVFRMELLGAEVRSVTNGSATLKDAVNDALRYWVAHVEDTHYILGSVVGPHPFPKMVRDFQSVIGKETKLQMLDQHGELPDAVVACVGGGSNAMGMFYPFIQDKDVALYGVEAGGKGLQTSKHASVFHNPKPGILHGTMTNLLQNEHGQIQEAFSISAGLDYPGVGPEHSHLHTTHRVNYTAITDEEAIQAFLQLSQTEGIIPALESAHALAYVAKLAQSMNQDQSIVVCLSGRGDKDVEQMKQRLEAK, encoded by the coding sequence ATGACAGCTTATACTATGCCAGATACAAAAGGAAAATATGGACAGTTTGGCGGGAGATTTGTTCCAGAAACATTAATGCCTGCTTTACTTGAATTAGAAACAGCTTATGAGCAAGCCATAAAGGATGAGCAATTTACAGATGAGCTTCATGACTACTTGCACCATTTTGTCGGCAGGGAAACGCCGCTTTACCTTGCCAACCGTTTAAGCCAACAACTTGGTGGTCCTAAGATTTATTTAAAACGCGAAGATTTAAATCATACCGGTGCCCATAAAATCAATAACACCATCGGGCAAGCATTGCTCGCCGTCCGTATGGGAAAGCGTAAAATTGTCGCTGAAACTGGAGCAGGACAACACGGCGTGGCAACGGCAACCGTTTGTGCTCTGCTTGGGCTAGAATGTGTTGTCTTTATGGGGGCAGAGGATATACGCAGACAGAAATTGAATGTCTTTCGCATGGAATTATTAGGTGCAGAAGTTCGCAGTGTTACAAATGGCAGCGCTACTTTAAAGGACGCGGTCAATGATGCGCTTCGTTATTGGGTCGCCCACGTAGAAGATACGCATTATATTCTTGGTTCCGTAGTTGGTCCCCATCCATTTCCTAAAATGGTTCGCGACTTTCAATCGGTAATTGGAAAAGAAACAAAGCTACAAATGCTAGATCAGCACGGAGAGTTACCGGATGCTGTGGTTGCTTGTGTTGGCGGCGGAAGTAATGCAATGGGTATGTTCTATCCATTTATTCAGGATAAGGACGTAGCGTTATATGGCGTAGAAGCAGGCGGAAAAGGATTACAAACAAGTAAACACGCTTCTGTTTTTCACAACCCTAAGCCTGGTATTCTACATGGAACGATGACCAATTTACTCCAAAATGAACATGGCCAAATTCAAGAAGCTTTTTCCATTTCGGCTGGATTGGATTATCCTGGAGTTGGACCTGAGCATAGCCACCTCCACACTACTCACCGGGTAAACTATACAGCCATCACAGATGAAGAAGCTATACAGGCATTTCTGCAACTCTCACAAACAGAAGGAATCATTCCAGCACTGGAAAGCGCACACGCTCTTGCCTATGTAGCAAAACTTGCACAATCCATGAATCAAGATCAATCGATCGTCGTTTGTTTATCCGGTCGCGGGGACAAGGACGTCGAACAAATGAAGCAACGATTGGAGGCGAAATAA
- the trpD gene encoding anthranilate phosphoribosyltransferase, translating to MKVYLEKLIQGNSLTMEEMRAATLACLSDTVTDSQIAAFLTALQAKGETAEEIAGLTDFIRANSTFQMDVLDGVMDNCGTGGDQSGSFNISTTAAFVIAGAGITIAKYGNRSVSSKTGSADVLEHLGVSLFFTKQQIKEALANNQIAFLFAPHVHQTLKPIGKVRNELGLPTIFNMIGPLTNPVQLNTQLIGVYREDKLELIASALKKLGRQRAVVVHGAGGMDEASLSGTNHLIVLEEKELKRFTLHPNDVNLPVYPNQAIQGGTAKENAAITLSVLQGQPSAYLDTVLLNAGLGIYAQGAAATIQTGIEIARKSITSGNALTKLERLRTISEKFTSEVG from the coding sequence ATGAAAGTTTATCTTGAAAAACTGATCCAAGGAAACAGTTTAACCATGGAGGAAATGCGCGCAGCTACACTTGCCTGTTTGAGTGATACGGTTACAGATTCCCAAATTGCAGCCTTTTTAACAGCTCTGCAAGCAAAAGGAGAAACAGCTGAGGAAATTGCGGGGTTAACAGACTTCATCCGTGCTAACTCCACTTTTCAGATGGATGTGTTGGATGGTGTAATGGATAACTGTGGAACAGGTGGAGATCAATCTGGAAGCTTCAATATTAGTACTACTGCTGCGTTTGTTATTGCAGGAGCTGGCATCACTATCGCCAAGTACGGAAACAGGAGTGTCTCTAGTAAAACAGGAAGTGCGGATGTGCTAGAGCATCTAGGTGTCTCCTTATTTTTTACCAAGCAACAAATAAAAGAGGCTCTGGCTAACAATCAGATCGCCTTTTTGTTCGCACCACATGTTCATCAAACATTAAAGCCAATTGGCAAAGTACGAAACGAGCTTGGTCTGCCAACGATCTTTAATATGATCGGTCCATTAACAAACCCCGTACAATTAAATACGCAGTTAATTGGCGTTTATCGTGAAGATAAGCTAGAACTCATTGCTTCCGCGCTGAAAAAGCTTGGAAGACAACGAGCTGTAGTTGTTCATGGAGCTGGAGGAATGGATGAGGCATCGCTTTCTGGAACGAACCATCTCATCGTGCTAGAAGAGAAAGAGCTTAAACGGTTCACATTACATCCAAACGACGTTAATCTCCCTGTTTATCCCAACCAAGCGATTCAAGGAGGAACTGCGAAAGAGAATGCCGCGATTACACTTTCCGTGCTACAAGGACAGCCAAGTGCCTATTTGGATACAGTACTGCTAAATGCCGGACTTGGTATTTATGCACAAGGTGCAGCAGCAACTATTCAAACTGGAATTGAGATAGCCAGAAAAAGCATAACTTCTGGTAACGCACTTACAAAGCTAGAAAGACTAAGAACTATAAGTGAAAAATTTACAAGCGAGGTGGGCTAA
- a CDS encoding thioredoxin family protein: protein MTEKHFTMLSNLGDIETFIEQNKLAFLYISREACSVCHGLFPQVEELMKKYPKIATAHIKADQVEEIAGRFSVFTVPVLLLFVDGKEYLREARIVHMDLFHEKLDQIYSHVVGAN, encoded by the coding sequence ATGACAGAAAAACATTTTACTATGTTATCAAACTTAGGTGACATAGAAACATTTATTGAACAAAATAAGCTTGCTTTCCTATATATTTCCCGTGAAGCCTGCAGTGTATGCCATGGGTTATTCCCACAAGTCGAAGAACTGATGAAAAAATATCCTAAAATTGCTACAGCACATATAAAGGCGGATCAGGTCGAAGAAATCGCTGGGCGCTTTTCCGTGTTCACCGTCCCGGTACTGCTGCTTTTCGTAGATGGCAAGGAGTATTTACGTGAAGCCAGAATTGTGCATATGGATTTATTCCACGAAAAATTAGATCAGATTTATAGTCATGTGGTTGGAGCTAATTAA
- a CDS encoding anthranilate synthase component II → MILLIDNFDSFTYNIYQYVAERGYDVDVARNNALTIEQIRKLKPDAILISPGPGLPKDAGNCTAIVKAFYQQIPILGICLGHQVIGEALGAQIRPARQIMHGKTSFITHQGTGIFQYISQPLEVMRYHSYVIDIPLSAPLEVTATSMDDQEIMAVQHTVYPVYGVQFHPESIGTGMGKKLIHQFLTHVREGKTYESLS, encoded by the coding sequence TCAATATGTTGCTGAAAGGGGCTACGATGTTGACGTCGCGCGAAATAATGCGTTAACTATTGAACAGATTCGTAAACTCAAACCAGACGCAATCCTGATTTCACCAGGTCCAGGTTTACCAAAGGATGCCGGTAATTGCACTGCTATCGTTAAAGCTTTTTATCAACAAATTCCTATCCTAGGTATTTGCTTAGGTCATCAAGTCATTGGGGAAGCACTTGGTGCACAGATACGACCAGCAAGACAAATTATGCATGGGAAGACATCGTTTATTACCCATCAAGGAACAGGTATTTTCCAATATATATCACAGCCTCTGGAAGTGATGCGTTACCACTCTTATGTGATTGATATACCTCTTTCAGCCCCATTGGAAGTGACAGCAACTTCTATGGATGATCAAGAAATCATGGCCGTTCAGCATACAGTCTACCCTGTATACGGCGTGCAATTCCATCCAGAGTCCATTGGAACAGGTATGGGAAAGAAATTAATCCATCAATTTTTAACACATGTACGGGAGGGGAAGACATATGAAAGTTTATCTTGA
- a CDS encoding ATP-binding cassette domain-containing protein yields MIEVKDITKKFGRKQVLKGVTFTAEKGEITCLIGINGVGKTTILNAIMALTPIKTGEILIDGEKLNPATFNHITFIPDAITVLPQMTIEESMQFMKDYYATWNDDRAQELLSFFKLKPEEKISSLSKGNTAKANLLLGLALDVDYILMDEPFSGIDMFSREQIADVFTSHLIEDRGVIITTHEIGDIEHLIDKVVLLDDGVVKRQFYTEEIRAAEGKSVIDVMREEYKS; encoded by the coding sequence ATGATTGAAGTCAAGGATATCACCAAAAAATTTGGCCGGAAACAGGTGTTAAAAGGAGTAACTTTTACAGCGGAAAAAGGGGAAATCACGTGTCTAATAGGTATTAACGGTGTTGGAAAAACAACCATATTGAATGCAATCATGGCTTTAACCCCGATCAAGACAGGAGAAATTTTAATTGATGGTGAAAAACTAAATCCCGCAACGTTTAATCATATTACGTTTATTCCTGATGCGATTACTGTTTTGCCACAAATGACAATTGAAGAATCCATGCAATTTATGAAAGACTATTACGCAACATGGAATGATGATCGTGCTCAAGAGTTATTATCGTTTTTTAAATTAAAGCCAGAAGAGAAAATTTCTAGCCTATCCAAAGGAAATACGGCGAAAGCCAACTTATTACTGGGGCTTGCCCTTGATGTGGACTATATTCTCATGGATGAACCTTTCTCAGGCATTGATATGTTTAGCAGGGAACAAATTGCCGATGTGTTTACAAGTCATTTAATTGAAGATCGTGGAGTTATTATTACGACCCATGAAATTGGTGATATTGAACATTTAATTGACAAAGTCGTTTTGCTTGATGACGGTGTTGTTAAAAGGCAATTTTATACCGAAGAAATCCGCGCAGCAGAAGGTAAGTCGGTCATTGATGTAATGAGAGAGGAGTACAAGTCATGA
- a CDS encoding DUF1430 domain-containing protein, with translation MKKVWIAFLTVGLVLINLAIFLTYQNKEMYTYLYGNTEKDYYNIIVNDWSKSVPPKEVLTELDKFTKDNQLNTYKKVIYGEDTNKDNLKIYASIHNSESFYKDFHTNRIPLNKKIDVFNPNFFIYLYPFEEANEENIRGYYTFQINTPNDIKLIENKLTDLGIKFGEIKETNFFVMMASDHSFISLLIILGVYILLFLLVTLYEIFMRYNEIAVYKLHGYRSANIVQTLIREKLRQFFLVTAILGIIGIIFIYFYNHFKGLQGFLFYWLMVYSIFSVMLILIYLCSLFVIREVNIPAMIKHKRPLKRITVLNMASKVFYAIIITTLLLNLLGTYDQLKQKLTVLDEWDVLENYSITEYQYDLSDDSNERQKTEKELGEKSKELFSSLNHKSLLVAPSQGYDKLLDDRKAQPALNRLDPYEGNNIVVNETYVKKFIKPINKPIPTTNDTTLQLYVPKKYKDSEDKLRKTYLDWFRSQKYMDALVAGELTETEYNQKKLDIEITYIANDKKYFLFNYRDSYQVDYANDPIFAMITADTFGPSAYLSYLTGGRLFVRTDNPSKPYTELLPTIEKSKLENSILATPNVYTEVAYEISSVKSAFILNLIMLIAILIVSIIILAFITVNYLERNKLFIAVKTIHGYTTWDKHKNFFLFNFLSWLVILSTFALLSEKVSMLFFVIITTFICIEIALITMLIRIYENKNTVLIVKGE, from the coding sequence ATGAAAAAAGTTTGGATAGCGTTTTTAACAGTAGGATTAGTTTTGATCAATTTAGCAATTTTTTTAACATATCAAAACAAAGAAATGTATACTTATTTATATGGAAATACGGAAAAGGATTATTATAATATCATTGTAAACGATTGGTCGAAGTCTGTCCCACCCAAAGAAGTTTTAACAGAACTGGATAAATTTACAAAGGATAATCAACTAAATACCTATAAAAAGGTTATCTATGGAGAAGATACAAATAAAGATAACCTGAAAATTTATGCTTCTATACATAATAGCGAATCATTCTATAAAGATTTCCATACAAATAGGATTCCTTTAAATAAAAAAATAGACGTGTTTAATCCTAATTTTTTCATTTATTTGTATCCTTTCGAAGAAGCTAATGAAGAAAATATACGAGGATATTATACATTTCAGATAAATACTCCAAATGATATAAAGCTCATAGAGAATAAACTTACAGACTTGGGAATTAAATTTGGTGAAATAAAAGAAACCAATTTTTTTGTTATGATGGCTTCCGATCATTCGTTTATCTCTTTATTGATCATACTCGGTGTATATATCCTTTTATTTTTATTAGTAACGCTCTATGAAATTTTTATGCGCTATAATGAAATTGCCGTATATAAACTTCACGGCTATCGTTCAGCAAATATCGTTCAAACATTAATTAGAGAAAAATTGAGACAATTCTTTTTAGTAACCGCAATATTAGGAATTATCGGTATCATTTTCATATATTTCTATAACCATTTTAAGGGGTTACAAGGGTTCTTGTTCTATTGGCTCATGGTCTATTCCATTTTTTCCGTGATGTTAATCCTCATTTATTTATGTTCGTTATTTGTTATCCGTGAAGTGAATATTCCAGCAATGATAAAACATAAACGGCCATTAAAAAGGATTACCGTTCTAAATATGGCTTCCAAAGTCTTTTATGCGATTATTATTACCACGCTGTTATTAAATTTATTGGGTACTTACGATCAGTTAAAACAGAAACTAACCGTATTAGATGAGTGGGATGTGTTAGAAAATTACTCAATAACAGAATACCAGTATGATTTATCAGATGACTCAAATGAAAGACAAAAAACAGAAAAGGAATTAGGTGAGAAATCGAAGGAACTATTTAGTTCTTTAAATCATAAAAGTTTACTTGTTGCACCTAGCCAAGGTTATGACAAATTGCTTGATGATAGGAAAGCACAACCCGCTTTAAATCGTTTAGACCCGTATGAAGGTAATAATATCGTTGTGAATGAAACGTATGTGAAAAAATTTATAAAACCTATAAACAAACCAATTCCAACAACAAACGACACTACCTTACAGTTATATGTACCAAAAAAGTATAAAGACTCGGAAGATAAACTTAGAAAAACTTATCTGGACTGGTTTAGAAGTCAAAAATATATGGATGCATTAGTAGCCGGTGAATTAACAGAAACGGAATATAATCAAAAGAAGTTAGATATCGAAATTACGTATATAGCTAATGATAAAAAGTATTTTCTATTTAACTATAGAGACTCTTATCAAGTCGATTATGCCAATGATCCTATCTTTGCCATGATAACAGCAGATACATTCGGTCCTTCAGCTTACTTGAGCTATTTGACCGGGGGGAGACTATTTGTACGTACAGATAACCCGAGTAAGCCTTACACAGAACTATTGCCGACTATCGAAAAAAGTAAGTTAGAAAATAGTATTCTAGCTACACCAAATGTTTATACAGAGGTTGCTTATGAAATTTCCTCTGTAAAGTCAGCGTTTATCCTTAATTTGATTATGCTAATTGCTATCCTGATTGTCTCTATCATTATTTTAGCGTTTATTACCGTTAATTACTTGGAAAGAAATAAACTATTTATCGCAGTCAAGACTATTCATGGTTATACTACTTGGGATAAACATAAAAACTTCTTCTTATTTAACTTCCTGTCTTGGTTGGTTATATTAAGCACTTTCGCTTTACTCTCGGAGAAAGTAAGTATGTTATTTTTTGTAATTATCACGACATTTATATGTATCGAGATCGCTTTAATTACAATGCTAATAAGAATTTATGAAAATAAAAATACCGTATTAATAGTAAAAGGAGAGTAA
- a CDS encoding GntR family transcriptional regulator — protein sequence MKINFNRREPVYVQVIRYFKQQIATNMFEPGQEIPSRRELAGEIKINPNTVQRAYKEMEEQGLIYTEGNLPSKITRDEQVLKAVREELIMDAVDEFVATVQSVHVPFEEIVTLLQEKYEQASEDKEEEQ from the coding sequence ATGAAAATAAATTTTAATCGCAGGGAGCCTGTTTATGTGCAAGTGATTCGTTATTTTAAGCAGCAGATTGCGACGAACATGTTCGAACCAGGACAGGAAATCCCTTCCCGTCGAGAATTAGCGGGGGAAATAAAGATTAATCCGAATACGGTACAACGTGCGTATAAAGAAATGGAGGAACAGGGCTTGATTTATACGGAAGGAAATTTGCCTAGTAAAATAACGCGAGATGAGCAAGTGCTTAAAGCGGTACGTGAGGAACTTATCATGGATGCAGTAGACGAGTTTGTAGCAACGGTTCAATCTGTACATGTGCCGTTTGAGGAAATCGTAACGCTTTTACAAGAAAAATATGAGCAAGCAAGTGAGGATAAGGAGGAGGAGCAATGA
- the trpA gene encoding tryptophan synthase subunit alpha yields the protein MGKTKLDNYLSAIQANHKKIFVPYIMAGDGGLEKLKEQILFLEACGAAAIEVGIPFSDPVADGPTIQNAAKRALEQQTTLQAVLAALATFKSQRTIPIIIMTYMNPVFVYGVEHFANACAEADVDGVIIPDVPLEEDDLVTGVLKKNDIALIRLVSLTSTKERIETITQRAEGFLYAVTVKGTTGARSSFDQAVKEYLQQLKQQSNIPVLAGFGVSTSEQAKELASYCDGVIVGSKIVEWLHEEKREAIQLLISSV from the coding sequence ATGGGAAAAACTAAATTGGACAATTATTTAAGTGCCATACAAGCCAATCATAAGAAAATTTTCGTCCCCTATATAATGGCTGGAGATGGCGGCCTAGAAAAGCTCAAAGAACAAATCTTATTTTTAGAAGCATGCGGGGCTGCAGCTATTGAAGTAGGCATTCCTTTTTCTGACCCGGTCGCTGATGGTCCAACGATTCAAAACGCTGCCAAGCGCGCGCTTGAGCAACAAACGACGCTTCAAGCCGTCTTAGCAGCACTTGCTACCTTTAAGTCGCAACGAACGATCCCTATTATCATCATGACGTACATGAATCCGGTTTTCGTATACGGAGTCGAACATTTTGCCAATGCATGTGCAGAAGCTGATGTCGATGGTGTGATTATCCCTGATGTGCCTTTAGAAGAAGATGATTTAGTAACCGGTGTACTAAAGAAAAACGATATCGCACTAATTCGGCTCGTTTCTTTAACGAGTACGAAGGAAAGAATCGAAACGATTACGCAACGGGCAGAAGGTTTTCTTTATGCCGTTACTGTTAAAGGAACAACGGGAGCGAGAAGCAGTTTTGATCAAGCAGTGAAAGAGTATTTACAACAATTAAAGCAGCAAAGCAATATTCCAGTTTTAGCCGGCTTTGGTGTGTCAACAAGCGAACAAGCCAAGGAATTAGCCTCTTATTGTGATGGAGTGATTGTTGGAAGTAAGATTGTTGAATGGCTACACGAAGAAAAGCGAGAAGCAATCCAGTTATTAATCAGCAGTGTTTAA
- a CDS encoding CotY/CotZ family spore coat protein, protein MDCHKCKGGKKVHLSLKDDHNCVCDKVKKIVQAQRQVEFDCDSSCHQFIQQLKGDQHRVQHTTIPFMLYCESTCKPFIGSGYVQKKTRCSSDHYYQYIETPFFKAKDVDKKCCAKLELLLPDTDFCCEHHCCDPCTCSYKDNPIKRFLATGVCLTVDLNKFIGINCLAPNTPVDMGAY, encoded by the coding sequence ATGGATTGTCATAAATGTAAAGGTGGTAAGAAAGTACATTTATCACTGAAAGATGATCACAATTGTGTCTGTGATAAGGTAAAAAAGATTGTTCAAGCGCAAAGGCAAGTAGAATTTGATTGTGATTCCAGTTGTCATCAATTTATCCAGCAATTAAAAGGAGATCAGCATAGAGTTCAACATACGACGATCCCATTTATGCTTTACTGCGAATCTACTTGCAAACCATTTATTGGTAGTGGCTATGTCCAAAAGAAAACCCGCTGTTCATCGGACCATTATTATCAATATATTGAAACTCCTTTCTTTAAAGCAAAAGACGTGGATAAAAAGTGCTGCGCTAAATTAGAACTACTTTTGCCAGATACCGACTTTTGCTGTGAACATCATTGCTGCGATCCTTGTACCTGTTCTTATAAAGATAATCCAATAAAAAGGTTTTTGGCAACAGGAGTTTGTTTAACGGTGGATTTGAATAAATTCATTGGCATTAATTGCCTTGCTCCAAATACACCTGTAGACATGGGAGCTTATTAA
- a CDS encoding exodeoxyribonuclease III gives MKLVSWNVNGLRACIRKGFLDYFNTVNADIFCLQEIKLQAGQLHLPLEGYHQYWNYAVKKGYSGTAIFTKHKPLAVSYGVGEAATEEEGRIITLEFADFYLVNVYTPNAKRDLSRLDYRLQWEDQIYAYLVELDKKKPVIYCGDLNVAHQEIDIRNYKTNYGNSGFTIEEREKMTRLLNNGFIDTLRYFHPHTEGLYTWWSYMKTVRERNIGWRIDYFIVSNRLKECLLHAAVDPDVLGSDHCPIRLELK, from the coding sequence ATGAAACTCGTATCTTGGAATGTAAACGGTCTACGTGCCTGTATTCGCAAAGGATTTCTTGATTATTTTAATACAGTAAATGCAGACATTTTTTGCCTTCAAGAAATAAAATTGCAAGCAGGGCAACTCCATTTACCATTAGAAGGCTACCATCAATATTGGAACTATGCCGTCAAAAAAGGCTATTCTGGTACAGCTATTTTCACGAAACATAAACCATTGGCTGTCTCCTACGGGGTTGGCGAAGCAGCTACTGAAGAAGAAGGACGAATTATCACTTTAGAATTTGCAGACTTTTATCTAGTTAATGTGTATACGCCCAATGCCAAGCGAGATCTCTCTCGGCTTGATTACCGTCTGCAATGGGAAGATCAAATCTATGCTTACTTAGTCGAACTGGATAAGAAAAAGCCAGTCATTTATTGTGGAGACTTAAACGTTGCCCATCAAGAAATTGATATTCGCAATTACAAAACTAATTATGGTAACTCCGGTTTTACAATAGAAGAGCGGGAAAAAATGACTCGGTTGCTAAACAATGGATTTATCGATACATTGCGTTATTTTCATCCTCATACAGAAGGCTTATACACATGGTGGTCGTATATGAAAACGGTGCGCGAAAGAAACATTGGCTGGCGGATTGACTATTTTATTGTTTCCAACAGATTAAAGGAATGTTTATTACATGCAGCTGTAGACCCGGATGTGTTAGGAAGCGATCATTGCCCAATTAGACTAGAGCTAAAATAA
- a CDS encoding putative bacteriocin export ABC transporter yields the protein MIEVNKLTKSYLGKKIIHNLSFTIKDGDIVALVGPSGAGKSTLLNLIGGIEPFDSGEIKIDNQSLSNAKQRISLLRYKVGFLFQNYALIDQETVDKNLEIALKFNTTEKNKQELKKEVLSKVGLVDKLSHKVYQLSGGQQQRVALARLMLKPCSIILADEPTGALDSDNRDLVLQHLKQFNEAGKTIIVATHDEIVADFAHYRIEI from the coding sequence ATGATTGAAGTAAATAAGCTTACCAAGAGTTATCTGGGGAAAAAAATCATTCATAACCTGAGCTTTACCATAAAAGACGGGGATATTGTTGCATTAGTTGGACCAAGTGGTGCAGGAAAATCCACCTTACTGAATTTGATTGGAGGAATCGAACCATTTGATTCGGGTGAAATTAAGATTGACAATCAATCGCTTTCTAATGCTAAACAAAGAATAAGTCTATTGCGATATAAAGTTGGTTTTTTATTTCAAAATTACGCTTTGATAGATCAGGAAACGGTAGATAAAAACTTGGAGATCGCTTTAAAGTTTAATACTACTGAAAAGAACAAACAAGAATTAAAAAAAGAAGTATTATCCAAAGTAGGACTGGTTGATAAACTTTCTCATAAAGTGTATCAACTAAGTGGTGGACAACAACAAAGAGTAGCCTTAGCCAGATTAATGTTAAAACCATGCTCCATTATCTTAGCGGACGAGCCTACAGGTGCATTAGATTCAGACAATAGAGATCTTGTATTACAACACTTAAAACAATTCAATGAAGCAGGTAAGACCATTATTGTTGCTACTCATGATGAAATTGTGGCTGATTTTGCCCATTATCGGATTGAAATTTAA
- the trpC gene encoding indole-3-glycerol phosphate synthase TrpC — MTILDEIITVKQTEVRELLQSKRKFAITKKTHSLTKRIAEAGQMQIIAEIKRASPSKGDIQTNIHPVEQAIMYEKCGAAAVSVLTDASFFKGSMNDLKAVAEAVEIPVLCKDFIIHPIQIDQAKAAGASIILLIVAALSKQQLQELYAYATANDLEVICEVHDIEELSTALSLNPAIIGINNRNLKTFAVTLQTTKNIAQQINNPNTMIISESGIRSRSDAMLARDAGADAILVGETLMQSSNIQHTFQQLQLDRRKKNAR, encoded by the coding sequence ATGACTATTCTGGATGAAATCATCACCGTCAAACAAACAGAAGTACGAGAACTTTTACAAAGCAAACGAAAATTTGCTATTACCAAAAAAACTCATTCATTAACCAAGAGGATCGCAGAAGCTGGGCAAATGCAAATTATCGCAGAAATCAAACGGGCTTCGCCTTCTAAGGGAGATATACAAACAAATATACATCCAGTTGAACAGGCAATCATGTATGAAAAATGTGGAGCTGCTGCTGTTTCCGTGCTTACGGACGCTTCCTTTTTCAAAGGATCCATGAACGATTTAAAAGCAGTAGCAGAAGCTGTAGAGATACCCGTTCTATGTAAAGATTTTATCATTCATCCGATTCAAATTGACCAAGCCAAAGCGGCGGGCGCATCGATCATTTTATTAATTGTTGCTGCACTTTCTAAACAGCAACTGCAAGAATTATACGCTTATGCAACAGCAAATGACTTAGAGGTAATTTGTGAAGTTCATGATATAGAAGAATTAAGTACTGCTCTTTCCTTGAATCCAGCAATCATCGGCATTAACAACCGCAATTTAAAAACCTTTGCTGTCACGCTACAAACAACGAAAAATATAGCTCAGCAAATAAACAATCCAAATACGATGATTATTAGTGAGAGCGGCATACGGTCACGATCAGACGCCATGCTTGCCAGAGATGCTGGAGCAGATGCAATTCTTGTTGGGGAAACGTTAATGCAATCAAGTAACATCCAACATACCTTCCAGCAACTCCAACTGGATAGGAGGAAGAAGAATGCTCGTTAA